A single window of Liolophura sinensis isolate JHLJ2023 chromosome 6, CUHK_Ljap_v2, whole genome shotgun sequence DNA harbors:
- the LOC135468212 gene encoding LOW QUALITY PROTEIN: major egg antigen-like (The sequence of the model RefSeq protein was modified relative to this genomic sequence to represent the inferred CDS: inserted 1 base in 1 codon), protein MSRVPVYRDTLGFEDTEGDIFGDMQRDMDRRRKEWESEIERMRKDFFTLKPTGKLDTLSDNYSSRYSDQLDDAKGIIERDHNGQPVFRVRFDVKNFKPEEVNVKTDSXNVQVQARHESHEGGSKITREYNREVAVPKEVDPMALQCTMTPDGYLFLEAPMPVPQYSQIQDVNSSRVQSTPSPRYQPTTINTSSASSPRVHTLDTHFNPSPTYARSQPLSVETEKKYKVEVDIEDFKPEDLTVKTVDKKLLVSAKREERIGNRSSTKEMSREFQLPDMVDPTTVKAYFSDNGKLLVEAPYNINRP, encoded by the exons AGGATTTGAAGATACAGAAGGTGATATATTCGGAGACATGCAGAGAGATATGGATAGAAGACGGAAGGAGTGGGAGAGTGAAATAGAGCGCATGCGCAAAGACTTTTTTACACTGAAGCCGACTGGAAAATTGGACACTTTGTCGGACAATTACTCCTCCCGCTATTCCGATCAGTTAGACGACGCCAAAGGCATCATCGAAAGGGACCATAATGGACAACCAGTGTTTCGGGTTAGATTTGACGTGAAAAACTTTAAACCGGAAGAGGTTAATGTGAAAACGGATT ACAATGTACAAGTGCAAGCAAGACACGAGTCGCACGAAGGTGGGTCGAAGATCACACGAGAGTACAACAGGGAAGTGGCTGTTCCCAAAGAGGTGGACCCCATGGCCTTACAGTGCACAATGACACCAGACGGTTACCTGTTTCTAGAAGCGCCAATGCCAGTGCCTCAGTATTCTCAGATACAGGATGTGAATAGCTCTCGGGTACAATCGACTCCCAGTCCACGCTACCAGCCCACCACTATCAATACCTCCAGCGCCTCTAGCCCCAGGGTCCATACTCTGGACACCCATTTCAACCCTAGCCCGACTTATGCGCGCAGTCAACCCTTATCCGTAGAGACGGAGAAAAAGTATAAAGTAGAGGTGGATATAGAAGATTTCAAACCGGAAGATCTCACTGTGAAAACCGTTGATAAAAAACTGCTGGTTTCGGCGAAGAGAGAAGAGCGGATCGGAAATCGCAGTTCGACGAAAGAGATGAGCCGTGAATTCCAACTTCCGGATATGGTGGATCCGACAACAGTGAAGGCGTACTTTTCTGATAACGGCAAGCTCCTTGTGGAAGCCCCTTATAACATCAATCGACCCTGA